The Brasilonema sennae CENA114 genome includes a region encoding these proteins:
- a CDS encoding ATP-dependent 6-phosphofructokinase: MGKYKRIGILTSGGDCSGLNAVIRAVVHCACGKGWEVLGIRQATVGLMARPPQFTKLEIDQVDPLLTSGGTMLGTTNKGDPFAFPMADGSVCDRSEEIIAGYHQLGLDALIGIGGDGSLAILRRLAQQGGINLVGIPKTIDNDIGITEHAIGFDTAVNIATEALDRLHFTAASHSRVMILEVMGRDAGHIAIAAGIAGGADVILIPEILYTIDHICNKIKQRQEKGKNYCLIIVSEAVRTQEGESITMTNRLGQSRYGGIGQYLADQISDRIGAETRVTVLGHIQRGGTASPLDRLVAAAFGVAAVNLIDEGKYDYMVTWQNRRVFPVPIAEAIAQYRAVNPEDTLVKTARGLGIYLGD, from the coding sequence ATGGGAAAATACAAGCGTATTGGCATTCTTACTAGTGGAGGAGATTGCTCTGGTTTGAATGCAGTGATCAGAGCTGTTGTCCATTGTGCTTGTGGAAAAGGTTGGGAAGTGCTGGGAATTCGTCAAGCAACTGTGGGATTAATGGCGCGTCCACCGCAATTCACAAAACTGGAAATCGACCAAGTTGACCCGCTGTTAACTTCTGGTGGGACAATGTTAGGAACCACCAACAAAGGTGATCCTTTTGCTTTTCCTATGGCTGATGGCAGTGTATGCGATCGCTCAGAAGAAATCATTGCAGGCTACCATCAACTCGGTTTAGATGCTTTGATTGGGATTGGTGGCGATGGTAGCTTGGCTATTCTCCGTCGCTTGGCACAACAAGGCGGGATTAATTTAGTAGGTATTCCCAAAACGATTGATAATGATATTGGGATTACTGAACATGCTATCGGTTTTGATACTGCAGTTAATATTGCCACAGAAGCACTCGATAGGTTACATTTTACAGCTGCTTCTCACAGTCGAGTCATGATTTTAGAAGTCATGGGTCGTGATGCAGGACACATTGCCATTGCTGCGGGAATTGCAGGGGGCGCAGATGTGATTTTAATTCCAGAAATTCTCTACACGATTGACCACATCTGCAACAAAATTAAACAGCGCCAAGAAAAAGGCAAAAACTATTGTTTAATTATTGTTTCCGAGGCAGTTCGTACTCAAGAAGGTGAAAGTATCACAATGACAAATCGCTTGGGTCAATCTCGGTATGGTGGTATTGGTCAATACTTAGCTGATCAAATTAGCGATCGCATTGGTGCAGAAACCCGAGTCACAGTATTAGGACACATCCAACGGGGTGGAACCGCTTCACCACTGGATCGACTCGTGGCAGCTGCCTTTGGTGTAGCAGCAGTAAACCTCATTGATGAAGGTAAATATGACTACATGGTAACATGGCAAAATCGCCGAGTTTTTCCTGTACCCATTGCTGAGGCGATCGCTCAGTATAGAGCTGTCAACCCAGAGGATACTTTAGTCAAAACTGCTCGTGGTTTGGGTATTTATTTGGGAGATTAA
- a CDS encoding DUF305 domain-containing protein, producing MQRVSWKTGFFTVTFIALASLSACSTTTSQNQTQAPNTTATEASDKQQMNHGGMNHSSDMNHSMDLGSADANYDLRFIDAMTPHHEGAVVMAKVALQKSKRPEIKKLAQEIIKAQNKEIAELKQWRTAWYPKAPSTPMAWNTQMNHMMEMSPEQSKAMRMDMDLGAADNDFDLRFINAMIPHHEAAVTMAQDALNKSKRPEIKKLAQNIITSQQQEIAQMKKWRQAWYKQ from the coding sequence ATGCAACGTGTTTCTTGGAAAACTGGGTTTTTTACAGTTACCTTTATCGCACTCGCATCCCTAAGCGCCTGTTCTACAACAACTTCCCAAAATCAAACTCAAGCCCCAAACACCACTGCAACTGAGGCTAGCGACAAGCAGCAGATGAACCACGGTGGTATGAATCATAGTAGTGACATGAATCACAGCATGGATTTAGGTTCAGCCGATGCGAACTACGATTTGCGGTTCATTGATGCGATGACTCCACACCATGAAGGTGCTGTGGTGATGGCTAAAGTTGCCCTGCAGAAATCAAAACGTCCTGAAATCAAAAAGCTGGCACAGGAAATCATCAAAGCTCAAAACAAAGAAATCGCTGAGTTGAAACAGTGGCGCACAGCATGGTATCCCAAAGCACCTAGCACGCCAATGGCTTGGAATACCCAGATGAATCACATGATGGAAATGTCTCCTGAACAATCTAAAGCTATGCGAATGGACATGGACTTGGGAGCGGCTGATAACGACTTTGACTTGCGTTTCATCAATGCAATGATTCCACATCATGAAGCAGCGGTGACAATGGCGCAAGATGCATTGAATAAATCCAAGCGCCCTGAAATCAAGAAACTGGCTCAAAATATCATCACTTCTCAACAACAAGAAATTGCACAAATGAAGAAGTGGCGACAAGCTTGGTATAAGCAGTAA
- a CDS encoding GUN4 domain-containing protein produces the protein MNWLAISISVAVVVTVAVGVLLWFKWKKRLLTQLKQEKHQLQEIEHRLLAQLEQEKHQRQETERRLLAQLEQEKHLLTQLEQEKHQLQETEHRLLAQLEQEKHQRQETERRLLAQLEQEKHQHQEARKLKDLSQQQLTLQKTPKLTTTLRDLLVSGRWKEADHETLRIMLNLTNREQEGWLNVASIHNFPHEDLRAIDQLWVESSNGRFGFSVQQRIWKSVGGNLKANDKIYEAFGDCVEWRVHKNWLQINELTFNSSAPTGHLPAVAVRLGGLSWGIDGFLWEKRDAYVFLLCEKDW, from the coding sequence ATGAATTGGCTTGCCATTAGCATAAGCGTTGCAGTAGTCGTGACAGTAGCAGTAGGAGTGTTATTGTGGTTTAAATGGAAAAAGCGGCTCTTAACTCAACTCAAACAAGAAAAACATCAGCTTCAAGAAATAGAACATCGCTTACTAGCTCAACTTGAACAAGAAAAACACCAGCGTCAAGAAACAGAACGTCGCTTACTAGCTCAACTCGAACAAGAAAAACACCTCTTAACTCAACTCGAACAAGAAAAACATCAGCTTCAAGAAACAGAACATCGCTTACTAGCTCAACTTGAACAAGAAAAACACCAGCGTCAAGAAACAGAACGTCGCTTACTAGCTCAACTCGAACAAGAAAAACACCAGCATCAAGAAGCAAGAAAGCTCAAAGACTTGAGTCAACAGCAGCTAACTTTACAAAAGACACCAAAGTTAACTACAACATTGCGCGATCTCCTAGTATCTGGAAGATGGAAAGAAGCTGATCACGAAACACTCAGGATTATGCTCAACCTGACAAATCGAGAACAAGAAGGTTGGCTAAATGTAGCATCTATCCACAACTTCCCACACGAAGACCTCCGCGCTATCGACCAACTTTGGGTAGAATCTTCCAATGGTCGCTTTGGATTTAGTGTTCAACAACGCATTTGGAAAAGCGTAGGAGGAAATCTCAAAGCTAACGATAAGATTTACGAAGCCTTTGGTGATTGTGTAGAATGGCGCGTCCATAAAAATTGGTTACAAATCAATGAACTGACGTTCAATTCCTCAGCTCCGACTGGACATCTACCTGCTGTTGCTGTGAGGTTGGGTGGGTTGAGTTGGGGTATAGATGGGTTTTTGTGGGAAAAGAGGGATGCCTATGTGTTTCTTCTCTGTGAGAAAGATTGGTAG